Below is a genomic region from Capricornis sumatraensis isolate serow.1 chromosome 17, serow.2, whole genome shotgun sequence.
CCCTCAGTTCAGATGATTGATAAAATAGCAATTAGTAAGAAGAGAAACTTCATATTTTCACCCTAATGTATACTTTTTGCCTTAAAGTGCTTGCTTTATATcatactttcttccatttcagctATCACGTCATTATTATCAAATACTATGATCACTATTAAGGGACAAGGAAAATAGCTTCTTATGCACCAGTGTTAACCTTTTTGTCATGAGAACAAAAGGAGAATATCATTAATAAACATATTGAATATAATCATGAGATGGTTGACtataataatacaaaaatacAGAATTTCCATAGCATTTCCTTGGTTTTAACcgttttcacatatattattttagtcAATCCTCCCAATAACTTTGTTAGGTAGATATTATtaatatacccattttacaggagacaaaAACTGAGGTTGAGGGAGGATTAGTGACTCTTCAAAGTCATCAGTAAGTTGGTTATTTTCCCATGCTATTGCACATGACTCATGGCCTGTTTATTTTCATGACctgtatttgaataaataatacatgtaaattattattttttaaagttcgaGAGTTTCCAAACGGTGTGCAAAATAGCAGACTCCCCATTTTTCCTCTCCAGAGGCAACCAGTAACACCAATTTCTTTGTGTCCTCCTGGAGAGTCTTTACAAATATAACTATTTAGGTTTCATCTTACCTTCCTTTTGTCCTATCACAAATAGTACCATACATGTACACTGCTCTTTTCCACTTAACAGACTACCTTGAAGACCATTTCATATTGGTACTTATTGATTTgtctcagtttttaatttttatatatttattaaaaaaaattttttttggcggCAAGGCAGCACATGCAGTaccttacttccctgaccagggacagaacccacaccCTTGGTAGTGGAAGTACAGAGCCCTAACCtttgggctgccagggaattccctgactcAGCTTTTAAGATGACTGTAGAGTGTCCACTGTATTCCCGTGCTCTTTAACACTTTTTTTAATGGACTGAattttaaaggtgaaaaagaGAACCTTGTGGGTGCTGAGGAAGCCAGTTTAGAAGCCCCTGAAGTATCATCAACGGAAACTTCTCTGGTGCTTACTGAAGAGATTCCCGATGCTCCAGCTGTGGTCGTAAAAGAGGCGCCCCCCTGTCCAGATGACGCCGAGGCTGCCCCTGCGGAGAGCGTGGCGGTCGGTGCGGAACCTAGGTCGGAGATGACAGAAGCCGCGACAGTGGAGACAGCAGAGGTCAGCACTGAAACGACCTCGGAGGTCACGAGCGCAGCTCCGGAGGAAGCTGCTGCCGTGGGTAGTGATGAAGGTACATCAGAGAACGAAAGCCGTGGTGAAtgtgctgaactggaagaaaattCTCCAGTTGAGTCAGAATCCTCTGCAGGGGAGGATTTACAGGAAGAAGCCTGTGCAGGTTCTGAAGCCACCTCAGCCCAAGGCTAATCTCATGCTGATTGACACCTCAGCCAAAAACGCCTTAGAGGGGCTGATAGGTGTTTTTGTAGTTTTAGTAaccctagattaaaaaaaaaagcttcttttctggaaaatggtATTGTGCCttgaggatttttgtttttgttatctgCTGATCGATTTCAGAATGGAGAAATTTGAGATTTTACATGTCTGAATAGTTTTCTGCTCTCTGGGATCAGAGTATGACATGGCAGTAAAGAGCTTAAAGAATTTCATCTgtgaatttaaattttatgtgacAGAGATTGAGCTATCTTTATAACCTGCATTCACATTAATTTTGCTCTAACTTTACCTTTCTTTAATGTATGTAAATCTAGGTTCTTGAGGTTTAATTTGAACtctaaataaatttggaaaatcttTAGTGCTTCTATTATTATTCACTCACATCTATATGTATGAATAGTATACATTAACGTGCACACATATAACATCACATGAACATTGCAGTGTTATCAAAGAAAACATAATCTATGGAAAACTCTGTGTATGGCAATATGTATATCCTTTCTCCCATCTATGTTACATGGGGACTGTGCCGATATTTTCCGTATTAGCTTAGTTCTCTTTGAGCAGTGTTTATTGAGGACTTACACTTCGTGCTAgggatcattcattcattcccataTTCAGCAAGTATTAACTGAGCATGTATAATTTACCAGGCACTGTTTAAGtgctgagattttttaaaaaagcaaaaattcctGCCCTTCCCAGCTCATGTTCTAgggtatgtatatattaataaatactctgtgctgtgcttattcgctcagtcatgttcctctctttgtgaccccatggattgtagcccaccaggctcctctgtccttggggattctctaggcaaaaatactggagtgggttgccatgccctcctccagggaatcgtcccagcccagggatcaaacccaggtcaacAGATAATAAATAGTAAGCAAGATAAATAAGAAAACtctaaacagataaataataaacaagataAATATAGTCTGTTAGATACTGATAAGTATTTggaaaaaagtaatgaaagaaaaggaatcctaCATGTTGGTTTAGGGGTGGGAGTTGTCGATTTAGGCAGTGCAGCCAGAGAAGACCTTATTGAGAAGCTGTCTTGTGAGTAAAAACCTTGTCATGAGAACATGGGAAGGTAGAGAGCAGCAGAAAAATAttccagatgagaagactgaaagGATCTGAAGCATGACTGTGTTAAAGAATTTGAGGAATTGCAAGGTGGCCAATGTGTGGTTAAGGtggaataaaaaagagagagagtagtGAAGATGATTTCAGAGAGAAAGAATGGTTATGCAGGAGTGGGCTAGATCACTCAGAATCTAGTACAGTTTTGGCTGCCCAAGTAAGCTGGGAAGTTGCAGTGGGTGCTGTTGGTGCTCCGACTAGATCCCCTTAACTGGGCCAGTACATGCACTCCCTGCTGCTGTGAGTGTTACACACACCCTGCTCAAACCTCACCGCCAGTGGCTCACAGTGATGACTGACTACCGTGCTGGTACAAAAGGTGGGGCTGACACCATGGGACAACTCAGAGCTCCCCAGGGCTCAGGTTGAAGCTGGTTTCCAGGTGAGATTACATCATTGCTTGGCTATTTCTCCTGTTAATTTTGCTTGCTTCCCTCCTGTTCTCCTGAGAGCACTCCTTTTAATAAATCACCTGCCTCCAAATTCATGTTTCAAGCTGTTGCCAGGAAATCCACCTAGGATAATTGTACCGAATATCCTAGGAAGCAGACCCTAAGAGTAGGGCTCTGAAATTGTATTACTCGCCAGCTAGATAGCAATAAGGAGCCCATCACTGGTGGTGGGTGGAGGACTGCTGGTCCCTGGCCTTCTGTAACAGTGTGGTTGCTAAGATGTTCACTCAAGGTAAAGTAGGGTAGACTGTAGGTGGAAGGTGGTATACTGGCTGATTTAATCCCTTTGGAATTTGAGAGGTACCAAGAAATAATAACTAGGACTTGATCGTTGCAGAGCAACATTTTATTCTGAAGTACAGAATGTACCTGGGGTTGGTTTTGAATTTGCCTCAATACCAATTCCGCATTAGACTTATAAGTCTATGGTCTATGCACAATGAAGGGATGCTGTTTCACTCAACGTTCTGTAAGATGGAGCAGAAATACTACCCAGTACCACTCTTACAACctcaaaatacacacaaaaatgcaTTCTTCTCCACTGTTTTGGTTAGGATGGTTTCTGCTGCAAATAACAGAAACCAACTCAAAACTAAGTAAACAACAGAGATAGTTAACAATCTAACCAGTTCTCCAGAGGTCAGGCAGCTAGCTGCCAGGTTGATTTATTCTGTGGCTCAGTTGTCAAGAACCAGGTTATTTCTATTATTCTGCTCTACTATCAAGAATGTTTTGGCTTTATCCTTTCGGCTTTCCTCATAATCACGGGATAAATCACTGtaattctaggtattttattcagcCACAATAATGTCCACTCAGAGTCTTTCAAAAACAAGAATTTcctcattgtaaaaaaaaaagtatatatattttttctttttcatgttataTTGTGGAAATTTTCAGACCAAAAAATGTAGAAAGAGCAGTATAAGAAATCTTCATGTGCTCTCACTCAGAGTTACCAGCTATCAACTCTTGGTAAACTTTGTATTCGTAGTCTCACCCACTTAATCTTCTACCACTACCACTGCCtgtatgtaaaataataataattattattgttattaaataataacaataataactaatTATCTAATCAGAAAGCAAATTTCCTCAACTGCCTCATAAAGGATTTTCTCCCTACCTTCAGTTTGTTTTTTGGCTGAGAATCTGAAGTCCACAAATTGCAATTGGTTAatatcatgcgaagagttgactcattagaaaagactctgatgctgggagggtttggaggcaggaggagaagcggatgacagaggatgagatggctggatggcatcactgactcgatggacgtgaatctgagtgaactccgggagttggtgatggacagggaggcctggtgtgctgcgattcatggggtcgcaaagagtcggatacgactgagtgactgaactgaactgaatatatcctTAAGTCTTTTTTCTATAGGTTCCCCCTCATctcccttttgtttctctttgtaatttttttttttttaataaacttagtCCTTTAATCTATAGAATGACCAGATGATTCACAGTCTGGGTTTTGCTTATTGCCACTACATGtatgtttttggttttattttcacatGTTCTTCTTTGTACTGCCTATAAGTTGGTGTTTAGATCTAGAGGTTCGATCAGATTTAGGCTTATTGTTTGGACAGGAATACTTCATAATATTCCTGTATAATACTATTAGGGCTTacaatgtataatttttttttctttttgatgaagtCATCCATTATTGGAATCACCCATTATTTCACTAGCAGTTGTAAAATGGTGATATTGTAATTTTATCATTACATATGAGCAGGACTACTTCTATAACGGAGAACTTCATTCACCAACTCTTTGATTATACTGAGGTAGATTTCATATAGGAAAGATAGATTAAATACttgggtctttctttttttttcttttttcagtgtggactattttttaagtttttattcaatttgttacagtattgcttctgtcaTGTTTTGGGGGGCTTTTGGCCCCAGGAATTGTGGGCTCTTAGTTACCTAACCATGGATCTTGAGCCAGCATCCCCTTCACTGGAAGGcggaagttttaaccactggaccaccagggaagtccttgatctttctttttatttccaagtTTCAAAACATGATGGCTCTCCAGCATGCTCCATAAGTGaccaatacattattttttatgatcATTATGAACTCAGCAATTTAAACATAAATTATATGCTTTAGTCAATTGCAGTTATTATCCTTACTAATACTCAGATTTCCCATCCTTGACAAATGGGAGATTCTTAAATGCGAttcctgactctttttgactttAAACTAGTAGTCTTAATtagcttctttgctttctgtatatAGGCTATGAAAATCCTATCCCAAACCTGGAATCAGCTATTTCTTTAAGAagccttggtttttgtttttttttttttaagaagccttGCATCTTTTTTAATGTGATTGTAGTATTTAAGGATTTAAGTATTGAAACTACAATCTAGGCTACTAAGGGATGTCCTTTGCTACTGGGTTGGTCATTGTATTTAGGCCTTTAAGTAGACATAGTCATGTCATTTCACATTTCCCCAAACAGCACTCTATGTGAATACTTGTTTCCCGTGAGAGTATATTGTCAAATGTTCAGATTTTTGCTCACATGgtggataaaaaatatataagtttgggtttaatttgcatttcctttactAACAGTaaggttgaacattttttcatttgtttaagaaTCATGTACATTTCTTTCGTGCAAACTATTTGTTCATATCTTTAGTATATTTTCTATAGTGTTGTcaatcctttttttatttttagaagttcTTTATGTAACAGAGATAGTAAACTTTTGTCTATGATgtagacaaaaatataaatactttttCAAGCTTGTCATTAATCTTCATTTGCTTACaatgtttttgtaaaataaaagatttttagtttttatataaTCAAATTGATTAatctttttatgtattgtttctgaattttgagctatGATTAGTGTAGcagattggggaaaaaaaagtagctACACATTTTTCCCTTGTATGCACACTCCTGTGAAGTGTGACTTTATATCTCTTCCTGTCAAGAGATGGGGACTATTTTTTTACCTCCTTGAATTTAGGCTTGCCTTGTACTTTGCTTGGTAGAATGCTGAGGAAGTGACCTCATGAGAGTTCTCTCCCTCTTGGATCTCTGGGACCACTGAGTGGAAAAGCCTGGACTAGTCGATGAGGATGAGAGACCATGTGGAGAGAGAGGCCGCATCTATCACTGGCGCCAGCCACAGATCTGTGAGTGAGGTCCCCCTAGATCAGTATGCCTGATTGCTGCAATTGTGAGTGACCCAGGCAAGACCAGATAAGAACCACCCCGCTGAACACAGACCAAATTGCTGGTCCTCAAAATTGTGAGCAAAAAAGATGGTTGTGTGTTAAGCCGTGAATTTGGAGCAGTTTAAGCAGAGGTATAGTTAAGAtattaggaaataaaattttcaatttggTGCAGCCCAGCTTTCATATGTTGCATTTCACATTCCTTAACTGGGATGAAGAAAGAACTAGCTGTGCCCAGCAGATACAGAATTGATCTGGCTTAACCTCCTGGCCAGCTGTTGCCTttcctgaaatttttttaaaaactactaaaTGCCAAGCGTGACTGTacacagaggatttttttttcttttaaaactcaatatttattgaaaataatcttttcaaGTCTAACATCAActtatattttattaacttttttggACTTTAACAAGCAGTGTAATGAAAGCTTAACAATGGTATTCTATAAGCAGCATTTTAACAATCAGACCACCGACTGATTTTAATAGAACAAAAAGATAGATGCatttaaagaaaaagtcaaaatgggagaaatataGAGTGTGGGGCCTAAGATGGAAAACCCATTGCAAAAGATAAAAATTGGCATCAGAATCAGACAACCAAGTTACTTCTCTTTGATGAAGACAGTGATATAAAGGAAGAGTAAGTTTAGGAAAATGTAACACACATTCTAATCAATGACATGCTCATGACGTTTAAATATTAGTTTAACTGTTGAAAGAAATGTATGGACCAGTCTTGAACAGTGGATCTGAGGTAACTACTCTGTCCAGTTTTTCAAAATGTGAATTTTCTATTATAGTGTATTCCACAGCCAGCTTGTGAGAGTTGAAGCTGAATTCAAAGATTAGTTTCTGGATGTGTTAGCAGTTTCTGTGCCAAGTATTAGTCCTGTCAGATAGCATCTGTTGACCAGAGGCAACACTGTCCTGTATAATAAAGCACACCATACAATGTCTTCCCTCAGGTAAAAATCCCTCTAaggaaatttctagaaaaaaaaaagtatttattttaactttgggAGTAAGTTTTTAGTGAATACGCTGGAGGAGTTTAGAAAGTTAAGCATTATTGTTGGACTTTTTCACAtggatatataattttaaatattcattgccCCTATTAGTGATTAAACTTAACCTGAAAAACTTAACCTTTATTTTCTGAGATTGTCACATGAAGTGATTTCTGGGTTGTAGGatgagaataaagagaaaattaacttTTAGGAGGAATTCgttagtggtctagtggttaggactctgagctttcactgatGAGGGTGAGTGTCCAGTCCCTGGTTGCAGAATTAAGATGCCACAAGACAGGCAgcgtgaacaacaacaacaataacaaaaacaaatagaatGACCAATTAAACTgattaataaaacatatttagATGATAATTGATTGAATtaatactgaagtgtttttatACGCAACTTTCAATAAGGAAAACAATATATTCTATAAGAACTCAAATAGTaccaaaatattctgaaattaagCTTTTTACAAATTTATCACCATCACATCTCTAATTGCTCCCAGTCCGTTTCATCTCCAAACTGTCTCGAAATTGTCACCTTAGTTCAATTCCTCATACCTGCAGCCTCTTAGCAAGTCTCCATACTGGTCAGTTCACTGTTATTTTTCTAGAATGGTTAGTTGATCATGTTATCTCCCAGTTTAAACTCTTCGCTAACCCGCCAATATCTGATTGAGGACATTTGAATTTGTGACTACTTTGCAgtcaaaattcttattttatagtaTGATATTTAGGGCCCTCCACAAACCACAACTGTCCAATATCTCttcaatcttattttttttgtctttactcCTACTTTGCTACAGCTTCCAgccacctcccctctcccatgACCCAAACAGCCTCAATGCTTTGGCAGCATCGTTACTTGAATTTCCTATCCTGTATTTTGCCTCAAAGAACTTGTACACGTGGTTCACTCCAAGAGAAAAGACTCTCCCAATCCCTCAGCTGGCTCAACTTCTTTCTGATTACTCGACTCAAACATTATCTGCTCTGCAACACTTTTCCTCACCTGACTGAGCTGAAGCCACCACATCTTTTGTGTCAGTCTATACCTCACTCtgggggcttaccaggtggcgctggcggtaaagaacccacctgccaatacagggaagatcccctgaggagggcatggcaactcactccagtattcttgcctggagaatgccatggagagaagagcctggtagactctggtccatagggtggcaaagagtcagacgcaactgaagccacatagcacgcatgcacatactTCACGCTCTTATTGCACTTATCATTTTGTTTTGGAACCTCTGAAGAGACTGAAAGTTACCTGCGATGAAAGACCATGTTAAGGCCTCAGGAAGTGTTTGGTGAATGAAATCATGATGCTCACAGAGTGTGGCCTGTTTTGTAGAGTTGCTTCTATGAAACTGCTGATATTTGGCCATTCTTGACCTACCAAAAtggcatttttataaaattcaaccTAAATATATTCCAAGAGGTAAATCTTGAGAAACGTTCAGATTGCcaatgttattaaaatatttataattctgaTTGTAAACACAGAATTTTCTAAGAGTATTTGGAAAATCAGCTGAAGAAATCCCCAAttgtagatacatatatatatatatattttttttttaacttttttatttttggtaaagaAATCAgcctatatttttcttcttttagtacCAAGCCCACTTGTCATTTTGAATTGAATTTTCATCCCatttgcaccttttttttttttaaagaaaacactacTTCATAGATATCTTGCTAAGGTTTCCATCCAGACCTTTTCCTTCCTGCCTTTGTTGACAGTCTAGAGAGGGCAAGCACAGGCTTTTGGTTCAATAGTGCTCTGGGAAGACTTTCCAGTTTTGGAACAAGCATCACCATGTTAGTCAATTTACATGAGAACTGtagctgcaggcagattccaatGCAATCACATGTGCCACCTCACATTACTTTAGCTTCACTGTTCCTGAAGAGATTGTTTCCCAAGTATTTCAGCATGACTCCACAACAACGACTGTCTCTGTCCTGAAGGGGGAAAGTTGAACAGAAATACCCAATATCTTCATATTATTCCTCAAAATTCATTCAAAAATCAAGTCAGTATAATAAAGTTAATCTGGGTGCTTATCTAAGTTTTTGTAAACACATTGCTCGTCCAACAAAAACTCACTTCAAAAGATTTATCCATGAAAACAGCAGTAGTGAACCAGAGTTCATCTGACTCTTTTTTACGTAGTATTTTTTGCTTCTCCCTGACAGTCAATTTCCTCATAACTCAGCATTAATTGGAAGCAGAACTTCTCATACTCTTAGTGCACGCAACTGGCCATCATCTGGACTGTGTGCATTATCTTTGTATGGAtgagttctgtctagtcaagtttCCATAGCTTTcagtataatataaatatacgGTAAAAAGTGAAGGTAGTTGTGTGACTGTTAACTATACTAGATATAAAAACTTATAAAGCTATAGCAATTAAAGTATTAATAGCTGATATAGCTgaatagtggagaaggaaatgacagtcctCTCCagtatgagtgagtgactaagcaacagtAATAGCTAAAGAGATGAACAAACAGCAGTGGAAAAAAATAGCCAGCTGACAAACAAGCCTACATATATCTGAACAGGAGTGTTATGATTGGTGTGAAATCACTGAGGAAATGATTAACTCTCTAGTAAGTGATACAGGGACTACTGAATATCCGTacggaaaaataaaataaaattagcttCTTATCTCACaacgcacacacaaaaaaagtccaGATGGATTAACAATTtaaaagtgagaagaaaaattctaaaattttgagaaggaaatatttttttgacTTCAGGAAAGAGAAGGATCCCTCAAGACACAAAattacaaagcaaaagaaaaagactgatgcACTTGATTACATTAATATAAAACCTCTATACAATAAAAAAAAccatgatgaaaatgaaaagataagtgaCAAGATATAAAACCTTCAGAGATACAAGAACCCAAGCTATTTCAAGAATTTCTACcaataaatagaaaaagagaaacatcCTTAGCAGCAATTCACAAAGAATAAGAATTCATAGATGAAAGAAGCTAAATGgctaatatatatatgaaaagattctcaatttTACTGATAACCAATAaaagagcaaacaaaaacaataatatgCAAAAAATGCATACTATAAAATTTGTAAAAACTTCAAAAATCTAATAgtaccacttcagttcagttcagttcagtcactcagtcatgtctgactctttgtgaccccatggactgcagcatgccaggcctccctgtccatcaccaacacctggagtttactcaaactcatgtccattgagtcggtgatggcatccaaccatctcatcctctgttgtcccattctcctcccgccttcaatctttcccagcgtcagggtcctttccagtgattcagttctttgcatcaggtggccaaagtattggagtttcagcttcagcatcagtctttctaatgaatattcaggactgatttcctttaggatggactggttggatctccttgctgttcaagggattctgaagagtctcctccaacaccacagttcaaaagcattaattcttcagtgctcagctttctttacagtccaactctcacatccatacatgactactgggaaaaccatagccttgacaagaaagacctttgttgacaaagtaatgtctctgttttcaaataagctgtctaggttagtcataactttccttccaaggagtaagtgtcttttaatttcctggctgcaatcagcatctgcagtgattttggagcccaaaaaaataagtctgacactgtttccactgtttccccatctatt
It encodes:
- the MGARP gene encoding protein MGARP, giving the protein MYLRRAVSKTLALPLRAPPGPAPLRKDASLRWISSNKFPGSSGSNMIYYLVVGVTVSAGGYYTYKRVTSGKAKRSDHVTDLKEKTKAELHPPQGEKENLVGAEEASLEAPEVSSTETSLVLTEEIPDAPAVVVKEAPPCPDDAEAAPAESVAVGAEPRSEMTEAATVETAEVSTETTSEVTSAAPEEAAAVGSDEGTSENESRGECAELEENSPVESESSAGEDLQEEACAGSEATSAQG